One window from the genome of Leptospira levettii encodes:
- the infC gene encoding translation initiation factor IF-3: MQKRPNPRGNPNQDKFAHIRINEQITNVASIRLVSDEGSDIVTLEEALRRAKEANLDLVEVSGDQDVHVCKLIDFGKYKFELLKKTKEAKKKQHVVTVKEIKIRPRIDNHDFEIKKRHALEFLQKGDKVKVTLRFRGREMVHSEIGMNIVNRFVEDLKEHASPEKMPVHDGKTIVVVMNPISEKAKG, from the coding sequence ATGCAGAAACGGCCCAACCCTAGAGGGAACCCAAACCAAGATAAATTCGCCCACATCAGAATTAACGAACAAATTACCAATGTAGCATCGATTCGACTCGTCAGTGACGAAGGATCTGATATCGTTACTCTGGAAGAAGCTCTGAGAAGAGCTAAGGAAGCTAACCTTGATTTGGTGGAAGTCTCGGGAGACCAGGATGTTCACGTCTGTAAGCTGATCGATTTTGGAAAATACAAATTCGAACTTCTTAAAAAAACGAAAGAAGCGAAAAAAAAACAACACGTAGTCACGGTGAAGGAAATCAAAATCCGTCCGCGGATTGATAACCATGACTTCGAGATTAAGAAGCGTCATGCTTTAGAATTCTTGCAAAAGGGTGATAAGGTAAAAGTGACACTTCGGTTCCGAGGCAGAGAGATGGTTCACTCTGAAATTGGAATGAATATTGTTAACCGGTTTGTCGAGGACCTAAAAGAGCATGCCTCTCCCGAAAAAATGCCGGTACACGACGGAAAGACGATAGTTGTCGTGATGAACCCAATTAGTGAGAAAGCTAAAGGATAA
- the rpmI gene encoding 50S ribosomal protein L35 — translation MYKLKTNRAAAKRFKFTKSGKIKRGCAFRRHILEKKSPKMKHQSRGMHLIHETDYNRVEKLLPYGG, via the coding sequence ATGTATAAACTAAAAACAAATAGGGCAGCAGCCAAACGTTTTAAGTTTACCAAATCTGGTAAAATCAAACGTGGTTGTGCGTTCCGAAGACATATCTTAGAGAAAAAATCTCCTAAGATGAAACACCAAAGCCGTGGAATGCATCTCATCCATGAAACCGACTATAACCGTGTAGAAAAACTTCTACCTTACGGAGGTTAA
- the rplT gene encoding 50S ribosomal protein L20, whose protein sequence is MPRAVNGTIHKNRRKKLLAKAKGFRGGRSKLFRTAKSAVMKAGQWAYRDRRKKKSEFRKLWITRINAAVRENGMSYSKFIHALKTQGINLDRKTLADLAYNHKEVFNAIVEKTKVAK, encoded by the coding sequence ATGCCACGCGCAGTCAACGGAACCATTCATAAGAATCGTAGAAAGAAACTACTTGCGAAAGCAAAAGGTTTTAGAGGTGGACGTTCTAAACTTTTCAGAACAGCTAAATCAGCTGTGATGAAAGCAGGTCAATGGGCATACCGTGACCGTAGAAAGAAAAAGTCCGAATTTCGTAAACTTTGGATTACGCGCATTAATGCTGCCGTGAGAGAAAATGGAATGTCTTATTCAAAATTCATCCACGCCCTCAAAACACAAGGTATCAACTTAGACCGTAAGACATTGGCTGATCTTGCTTACAACCACAAAGAAGTATTCAACGCCATCGTCGAAAAAACCAAAGTCGCTAAGTAA
- a CDS encoding cell division protein ZapA — protein MADSAQNSHKITKQIFGETYTIVGEASSGYISEVADYVETRLLELGKVLPNASKTKIAVLCALNLADELFQMRDVTAKVNENPELEERTKKIISLLEEGIIGDHF, from the coding sequence ATGGCAGACTCTGCCCAAAACTCTCATAAAATCACCAAACAAATATTTGGTGAAACCTATACGATCGTAGGAGAAGCATCTTCAGGGTATATTTCTGAAGTTGCTGATTACGTAGAAACTCGCCTTTTGGAATTGGGAAAAGTTTTACCCAATGCATCCAAAACCAAAATTGCCGTACTTTGTGCACTGAATCTAGCCGACGAGTTATTCCAAATGAGGGATGTCACTGCCAAAGTGAATGAAAATCCTGAATTGGAAGAACGTACGAAAAAAATTATCTCTTTATTGGAAGAGGGAATCATCGGGGACCATTTTTGA
- a CDS encoding 5-formyltetrahydrofolate cyclo-ligase, whose product MNSISKQDARKILKTNIQKLNDREELESAILKRLFPLLQGKSKIITYVPDLNWEVDILPIIESSPLPRPTSFIESRHSAKWYFPKVIGDKGLCFLRPFSFEKGPYGIFEPIGDEEISVEEADLILVPGLGYHENGFRLGRGGGYYDRILHKESVQKKTIGFSFSKFFPVPFQVEEHDVKVGKMITEFQIHSFFD is encoded by the coding sequence TTGAATTCGATTTCCAAACAAGACGCAAGGAAGATCCTCAAAACAAATATCCAAAAACTGAATGACCGAGAAGAATTAGAATCGGCAATTCTCAAAAGACTATTTCCCTTATTACAGGGGAAATCCAAAATCATCACATATGTTCCTGACCTAAACTGGGAAGTAGACATATTACCCATCATCGAATCATCCCCCTTACCAAGACCTACAAGTTTTATTGAATCCAGGCATTCTGCAAAGTGGTACTTTCCAAAAGTGATTGGAGACAAGGGTTTATGTTTCCTTCGTCCGTTCTCTTTTGAAAAAGGTCCATATGGAATCTTTGAACCAATAGGAGATGAGGAGATTTCCGTAGAGGAAGCGGATTTAATCCTGGTTCCAGGTCTCGGTTACCATGAAAATGGATTTCGCCTTGGGCGAGGTGGTGGGTATTATGACCGGATTTTGCACAAAGAATCTGTGCAAAAGAAAACAATAGGGTTTAGTTTTTCTAAATTTTTTCCCGTCCCATTCCAAGTAGAAGAACACGATGTTAAAGTCGGAAAAATGATTACGGAATTTCAGATTCATTCTTTTTTCGATTGA
- a CDS encoding chemotaxis protein CheW: protein MDQEKLLTSLAEKTKMEQESDLGDLEQFLTFTIEKEFFGIRLLLVHEILKPVLITRIPNVEDYILGVINLRGEIIPIIDLKKRFHNTDSDIYPISRIVVVMLEEKRIGVLVDEVKQVVKIQKDFISYTTDDLSLNYSKMVESVSRYEDHLILNLDLEQIVNFVSTTK from the coding sequence ATGGACCAAGAAAAACTCCTCACATCCCTTGCGGAAAAAACCAAAATGGAACAAGAGTCTGATTTAGGAGACCTTGAACAATTTCTTACCTTTACGATCGAAAAGGAATTTTTTGGGATCCGATTGCTTCTGGTTCATGAAATTTTAAAACCCGTTCTCATCACTCGTATTCCAAATGTAGAAGATTACATTTTAGGAGTGATTAACTTAAGAGGGGAAATCATTCCAATCATTGATTTGAAAAAAAGATTCCATAATACTGATTCTGACATCTATCCCATCTCACGTATCGTAGTGGTTATGTTAGAGGAAAAACGGATTGGGGTTTTAGTGGATGAAGTCAAACAAGTTGTGAAAATCCAAAAGGATTTTATCAGTTACACAACAGATGACTTGTCGTTAAACTATAGTAAGATGGTCGAATCGGTATCACGTTACGAAGACCATTTGATTTTGAATTTGGATTTGGAACAAATTGTTAATTTTGTTTCTACCACAAAGTAA
- a CDS encoding chemotaxis protein CheW: MAGILGEYTEVFLEESEDQIEELNSNLVKLEKDHENPEIINDIFRAAHSLKSSSAFVGLYNLSDLAHTMENLLQKIREGSLEINVKLVNLLFECFDLIKQVIEGVANGIKVETPFTDMIQKLQDYEVSVSGGGSSTKSAVTNSGTKQGQVGNQVSAGNLTEDEISEIRTALKEEEGQSAYTVDLRLKNETPMQNLRLLLILQSVKQSGVVIRCNPSEEALDNGQGSFALSFITVTKYSKEELYTQCNIDMVDTLSVNEIQIPQTEMEALEKRVDVTQVVNNPVSSVSSDVEERVVVKGSANFEKAVTDSKVVMRTIKVSSDKLDQLMNNVGELVITNSGFQKIYDDLVAQFGEDSLFNELKGKIDQINRISKDLQTGIMNIRMVPIGSVFNRFTRLIRDLSLETGKQVNLVLRGENTELDKKVIDAIGEPLIHLIRNSVDHGIESPEERKLAGKSEEGTVELNAYQGGSNILVEIRDDGKGLNKNKILKKAIERGLVTEADSQNLSESDIFQFIFAPGFSTADKISDISGRGVGMNVVNKLIEEFKGKIIIHSEEGKGSSFTLSFPQALAIIPSILVIMEEEVYAFPLSEVSETIKVNLDQITTLEGHEIINLRGEVLPIYRLNRILGLADKQEMVEVPVVIVNYKTRKLGFMVDDLIGKHETVIKSLGKNFQDVQGLTGATIMGDGTIILVLDIPGLVEIAADKVDWTDKLVSGEMMKRSSTIRSLEMSDSEYIFKSNHPTNRYNAKLIELRAKDKSRIKKEKHKIEKHIIVPKEEVFTEEPVTNQKITTEVIKKETTVNGHNEDHSSANETTTSTLVLDHKTDEIHRLADVAKIENVKLTEREQAAEIIKGFVEQKEERLNQVSALNTDAINEIMSSKDIKKLENIVNTGMMNAGVVLSQLVGKEVELFIPEIKLTDRDGLAKEFRYSMDQFFGMKIRMTGDLNGNLLMMFSEENGSEIARELLGSEEAKYADGSNHKLSDDMMSVLSEISNIVCSSVMNSLSNKLKKEILPSVPEMITGSFMEVVDIVKPERTKFLSMHTEFNHQGSNLIGVLVFLPDFDELVELIHKS, translated from the coding sequence TTGGCTGGAATTTTAGGTGAATACACAGAAGTTTTCCTGGAAGAGTCCGAGGATCAAATTGAAGAACTCAATTCCAATTTGGTAAAACTAGAGAAAGACCACGAAAATCCCGAAATCATCAATGATATCTTTCGTGCTGCTCATTCCTTAAAAAGTTCATCTGCCTTTGTTGGTTTGTACAATTTATCTGACCTCGCTCACACGATGGAAAACCTTCTCCAAAAAATTAGAGAAGGTAGTTTAGAAATCAATGTTAAACTTGTAAATTTGCTTTTTGAATGTTTTGATTTGATCAAACAAGTCATAGAAGGTGTTGCCAACGGTATCAAAGTAGAGACTCCTTTCACCGACATGATCCAAAAACTCCAGGATTATGAAGTATCTGTTTCAGGTGGTGGAAGTTCCACGAAATCGGCAGTCACAAATTCTGGAACCAAACAAGGCCAAGTTGGAAATCAAGTATCCGCTGGAAATTTGACTGAGGACGAAATTTCTGAAATCAGGACTGCACTGAAAGAAGAAGAAGGCCAATCTGCTTATACAGTTGACCTACGATTAAAAAATGAAACTCCAATGCAAAACCTTAGGTTACTACTGATTTTACAATCAGTAAAACAGTCAGGTGTTGTTATACGATGTAATCCATCCGAAGAAGCTTTGGATAATGGGCAAGGTAGTTTCGCACTTTCTTTTATTACTGTTACCAAATATTCAAAAGAAGAACTTTATACACAATGTAATATTGATATGGTGGATACTCTTTCAGTAAATGAAATCCAAATCCCACAAACGGAAATGGAAGCATTGGAAAAACGAGTGGATGTCACCCAAGTTGTAAACAATCCCGTTAGTTCCGTTTCTAGTGATGTGGAAGAAAGGGTGGTTGTAAAAGGTTCTGCCAATTTTGAAAAGGCAGTTACCGACTCAAAGGTTGTGATGCGAACCATCAAAGTATCCTCAGATAAACTCGACCAGCTCATGAATAACGTGGGTGAGCTTGTGATCACAAACTCTGGATTCCAAAAAATCTATGATGATTTGGTAGCACAATTCGGGGAAGATTCGTTATTCAATGAGTTAAAAGGTAAAATCGACCAAATCAATCGTATTTCCAAAGATTTACAAACAGGAATCATGAACATTCGAATGGTTCCGATTGGATCTGTTTTCAATCGTTTCACAAGGCTTATCCGTGATTTGTCTCTCGAAACTGGCAAACAAGTGAATTTGGTTTTACGTGGTGAAAATACAGAACTAGATAAAAAAGTCATCGATGCCATTGGAGAACCTCTCATCCACCTCATCCGAAATTCAGTGGATCATGGAATTGAATCTCCAGAAGAACGAAAACTCGCTGGTAAATCGGAAGAGGGGACTGTCGAACTCAATGCATACCAAGGTGGATCCAATATCCTTGTTGAAATTCGGGATGATGGAAAGGGTCTTAATAAAAATAAAATCCTAAAAAAGGCCATCGAACGTGGGTTAGTCACAGAAGCAGACTCACAAAACTTATCAGAATCTGATATCTTTCAGTTTATTTTTGCTCCGGGATTTTCCACAGCTGATAAAATTTCCGATATATCTGGCCGTGGGGTTGGAATGAATGTGGTGAATAAACTCATAGAAGAGTTTAAAGGAAAAATCATCATCCATTCGGAAGAAGGAAAAGGATCTTCCTTTACCTTATCTTTTCCTCAAGCACTTGCGATCATTCCATCTATCCTTGTGATCATGGAAGAAGAAGTATATGCTTTCCCATTATCAGAAGTATCTGAAACGATCAAAGTGAATCTTGACCAAATCACTACCCTCGAAGGGCATGAGATCATCAACTTACGAGGGGAAGTTCTTCCTATCTACCGACTCAACCGTATTTTGGGTCTTGCCGACAAACAAGAAATGGTGGAAGTTCCTGTCGTGATTGTGAACTACAAAACAAGGAAACTAGGTTTTATGGTCGATGATCTCATTGGAAAACATGAAACGGTGATCAAGTCACTTGGGAAAAATTTCCAAGACGTACAAGGGTTAACTGGTGCCACCATCATGGGAGATGGAACCATTATTTTGGTTTTAGATATCCCTGGACTTGTCGAGATAGCTGCTGATAAAGTAGATTGGACTGATAAACTTGTCTCTGGTGAGATGATGAAACGTTCGTCTACGATTCGTTCTCTTGAAATGTCTGATTCTGAATATATATTCAAATCAAACCACCCCACAAATCGTTATAATGCGAAACTCATTGAGTTACGGGCAAAAGACAAATCGCGAATCAAAAAAGAAAAACATAAAATCGAAAAACACATCATTGTTCCAAAAGAAGAAGTGTTTACAGAAGAACCTGTAACCAACCAAAAAATTACAACGGAAGTAATCAAAAAAGAAACAACTGTTAATGGACACAACGAAGATCATTCTTCGGCAAATGAAACCACTACTTCAACACTTGTTTTGGATCATAAAACAGACGAAATTCATAGGCTTGCTGACGTTGCAAAAATAGAAAATGTTAAATTAACGGAAAGAGAACAAGCAGCAGAAATCATCAAAGGGTTTGTTGAACAAAAAGAGGAACGACTAAACCAAGTCTCTGCCTTAAATACAGATGCCATCAACGAAATCATGTCTTCCAAAGACATAAAAAAATTGGAAAACATTGTCAATACGGGAATGATGAATGCTGGCGTTGTGTTATCTCAGTTAGTTGGTAAAGAAGTAGAGTTATTCATTCCGGAAATTAAACTCACGGACCGAGATGGTTTAGCGAAAGAATTCCGTTATTCAATGGATCAATTTTTTGGAATGAAAATCCGAATGACTGGTGATTTAAACGGAAATTTACTCATGATGTTTTCGGAAGAAAATGGTTCCGAAATTGCGAGAGAACTTCTTGGTTCGGAAGAAGCAAAATATGCAGACGGTAGCAATCACAAATTATCAGATGATATGATGTCTGTTTTGTCAGAAATTTCCAATATTGTTTGTTCGAGTGTAATGAACTCTCTTTCCAACAAATTGAAAAAAGAAATTTTACCTTCAGTTCCTGAAATGATCACTGGCAGTTTTATGGAAGTAGTGGACATTGTAAAACCAGAAAGAACGAAGTTTTTGTCCATGCATACTGAGTTTAACCACCAAGGTAGTAACCTAATCGGTGTTTTAGTATTCTTGCCTGATTTTGACGAGTTAGTTGAGTTAATTCATAAATCATGA
- a CDS encoding protein-glutamate methylesterase/protein-glutamine glutaminase, with protein MNKKPTVVIIDDSLLVRNILSDALTKKEEVSVIATGKTGMDCIDLAEKLKPDFIVLDIEMPIMDGLTALADIKKKKLPSHVIMLSVLTQHGADATFKALELGAVDFIPKPSSGNQFSPEDIAAVLSLKIKGFSDSKLVSPEPISRPERTERQLNKSFQKPIQVDAIGIGTSTGGPKALQTVFAGIPAEFAKPIFVVQHMPAGFTKAFADRLNSLSKIHVKEAEQGDLVQAGTAYIAPGDYQMKVVSKGKDRFIELTHSEQVNGHRPSIEVLFDSLVETYGADHLLSMIMTGMGKDGSHAISNIHAKGGITLAQNEATSVVYGMNRVAVELGGIDFVLPVEELVPKMIELLKSRGN; from the coding sequence ATGAACAAAAAACCGACCGTTGTGATCATTGATGACTCACTTCTAGTGAGAAATATTTTAAGTGATGCACTCACTAAAAAAGAGGAAGTCTCTGTGATTGCCACTGGCAAAACAGGAATGGACTGTATTGATCTTGCTGAAAAGTTAAAACCAGATTTTATCGTTTTGGACATCGAGATGCCCATTATGGATGGTTTAACGGCTCTCGCAGATATTAAAAAGAAAAAACTCCCAAGCCATGTGATCATGTTGTCGGTACTTACCCAACATGGTGCCGATGCTACCTTTAAGGCACTGGAACTTGGCGCAGTTGATTTTATCCCAAAACCTTCGAGTGGGAATCAGTTTTCGCCAGAAGACATAGCGGCTGTTTTATCTCTCAAAATCAAAGGATTTTCGGATTCCAAACTCGTCAGTCCAGAACCCATTTCCCGTCCTGAACGGACCGAACGACAATTAAATAAAAGTTTTCAAAAACCGATCCAAGTAGATGCTATCGGAATTGGAACCTCCACGGGGGGACCAAAAGCGTTACAAACCGTTTTTGCAGGGATTCCAGCTGAATTTGCAAAGCCCATTTTTGTTGTGCAACATATGCCAGCAGGATTTACGAAAGCTTTTGCAGACAGATTGAATTCTTTGTCTAAAATACATGTGAAAGAAGCAGAACAGGGTGATTTGGTGCAAGCAGGAACCGCTTACATTGCCCCTGGTGACTACCAAATGAAGGTAGTTTCAAAAGGAAAAGATCGTTTCATAGAGCTTACCCATTCAGAACAAGTGAATGGACATAGGCCTTCCATTGAAGTATTGTTTGATAGTTTGGTGGAAACATATGGAGCCGATCATTTATTATCCATGATCATGACAGGTATGGGTAAAGATGGTTCACATGCCATTTCCAACATACACGCGAAAGGTGGTATTACTTTGGCGCAAAATGAAGCAACTTCTGTTGTGTATGGAATGAACCGTGTGGCAGTAGAACTTGGGGGAATTGATTTTGTTCTCCCAGTGGAAGAATTAGTACCAAAAATGATTGAATTATTAAAGTCGAGAGGGAATTAA
- a CDS encoding response regulator, whose translation MARILVVDDAKFMRTLVKDALVGAGHEIVGEAENGNIAVEQYKNLKPDLVTMDITMREKDGIEATKEIIKFDASAKIIMVTALGQEDLLAKAIKMGVKDFVVKPFPPERLQQAAAKALGL comes from the coding sequence ATGGCAAGAATTTTGGTTGTAGATGATGCAAAATTCATGAGAACGCTCGTTAAAGATGCGTTAGTTGGAGCAGGTCACGAAATCGTTGGTGAAGCAGAAAATGGTAACATTGCGGTTGAGCAGTACAAAAATCTCAAACCAGACTTAGTCACCATGGACATTACCATGCGCGAAAAAGATGGAATTGAAGCTACAAAAGAGATTATCAAATTTGATGCTTCTGCTAAAATCATTATGGTTACGGCACTTGGACAAGAAGACCTTTTAGCGAAGGCAATCAAAATGGGTGTAAAGGATTTTGTTGTAAAACCTTTCCCACCGGAAAGATTGCAACAAGCTGCCGCAAAAGCATTAGGTTTATAA
- a CDS encoding segregation and condensation protein A: MSQTPEFIVRWQNQDGGLTEGPLTVLWSLIDSYKVDIFEVSLSRITSDFIQFLRTSQSLSIELTSEFAVMASHLVYLKSKALLPDPGFEEEDYDPPLPKELVDKLLEHKKFQMAGQRLAELDRLTAGMFTRETNQVLDETENWLDVSLVDLISAFNSILEQESSNEAEEQIPIYEGVSQYSVEDKMAYLQNLLEKTGEIHFMDLFENDKPEKKEIVAAFLAVLEVVKIRVCKVIQHAVFGEIKIVKV, encoded by the coding sequence GTGTCCCAAACCCCGGAGTTTATCGTCCGGTGGCAAAACCAGGACGGTGGATTGACTGAAGGACCTTTGACGGTTTTATGGTCTCTGATTGATAGTTATAAGGTGGATATCTTTGAAGTCTCCCTTTCGCGTATCACATCTGATTTCATTCAATTTTTGAGAACGAGTCAATCCTTATCCATTGAGCTCACTTCAGAGTTTGCTGTAATGGCATCGCATTTAGTGTACTTAAAATCAAAGGCTCTTCTTCCAGACCCTGGTTTTGAAGAAGAAGACTATGACCCACCCTTACCTAAGGAACTTGTGGATAAACTTTTGGAACACAAAAAATTCCAAATGGCGGGACAACGATTAGCAGAATTGGACAGATTGACCGCAGGTATGTTCACGCGGGAAACGAACCAAGTTTTGGATGAGACTGAAAATTGGTTGGATGTGAGTCTTGTTGATCTCATTTCAGCTTTCAATTCGATATTGGAACAAGAAAGTTCCAATGAAGCAGAAGAGCAAATACCGATTTACGAAGGGGTATCCCAATATTCGGTCGAAGACAAAATGGCATATCTGCAAAATCTCCTCGAAAAAACAGGCGAAATTCACTTCATGGATTTGTTTGAAAATGACAAACCAGAAAAAAAAGAAATCGTCGCAGCCTTCCTTGCTGTATTAGAAGTTGTTAAAATCCGAGTTTGCAAAGTGATCCAACATGCAGTTTTCGGAGAAATCAAAATAGTCAAGGTTTAG
- the scpB gene encoding SMC-Scp complex subunit ScpB encodes MEERNYTKGLLEALLFLSSDPIKLSALAKSCGIEKTEARELLDELILDYQEREGGFLLREIAGGYQFITNQKYSEILSHIFKDKKRETLSRGTLDTLAIIAYKQPITLTELDEIRGVSSRAMVASLMSKKLVKAVGQKEVPGRPTLYGTTNEFLLHFGLSKLTDLPTPVEVKELKFEDFTPESILVTEETEMNPDFDMVSLPEELKEENPNE; translated from the coding sequence TTGGAAGAAAGAAACTATACAAAGGGCCTTCTTGAGGCACTTCTCTTTTTATCTTCAGATCCAATTAAATTATCTGCACTGGCTAAGTCTTGTGGAATTGAAAAAACAGAAGCAAGAGAACTTTTAGATGAACTCATTCTTGATTACCAAGAAAGAGAAGGTGGTTTTTTACTCAGAGAAATCGCTGGTGGTTACCAATTCATCACAAACCAAAAATACAGCGAAATTCTATCTCATATCTTTAAAGATAAAAAAAGGGAAACTCTTTCACGGGGAACACTCGACACTCTTGCCATCATCGCTTACAAACAACCTATCACCTTGACTGAGTTAGATGAGATTCGTGGAGTATCCTCAAGGGCCATGGTCGCAAGTTTAATGTCCAAAAAATTGGTGAAAGCTGTTGGACAAAAAGAAGTTCCAGGTAGACCCACTTTATACGGAACTACAAACGAATTTTTATTACATTTTGGTTTGAGTAAACTGACAGACTTGCCAACTCCTGTGGAAGTAAAGGAACTCAAATTCGAAGATTTTACTCCAGAATCGATTCTGGTAACAGAAGAAACTGAAATGAATCCTGATTTTGATATGGTTTCGTTACCAGAAGAATTAAAAGAAGAGAATCCAAATGAGTAA
- the pheA gene encoding prephenate dehydratase, which translates to MSNAEEELKKLRSGIDSLDTQIIELIQKRAGYAQEIGRVKKESGGPIYRPDREKDVYEKVTELSKGPLPASVIRAIYREMMSGTIALEHPLKIGFLGPEGSFSHSALRSKFGTSIEAVPQTSIPDVFRMVEEEKLDYGVVPVENSTEGQVSSTLDMFLETNLTVYSELYQRISFSLLGFETDLAAVKRIYGIRIGNEQCRNWISANLPNAEVVDTSSTAMAAKLVSERKDGLAIASKIAGEIYNLNVIAEGIEDYSGNTTRFLVIGKTESPKTKEDKTSIVFSIPNQTGSLFQILKTFHDASVNLTKIESRPLKRNLWEYHFFIDFIGHKADPKITSLLETVKSQCTIFKLLGSYPTAGSFPT; encoded by the coding sequence ATGAGTAACGCAGAAGAAGAATTAAAAAAACTACGTTCTGGTATCGACTCACTGGACACTCAAATCATTGAACTCATCCAAAAACGAGCAGGATATGCACAAGAGATTGGCCGTGTGAAAAAAGAATCGGGTGGTCCAATTTACCGACCTGATCGTGAAAAAGATGTGTATGAAAAAGTCACTGAACTTTCGAAGGGGCCTTTACCTGCATCTGTTATACGAGCAATTTATCGTGAAATGATGTCTGGAACTATCGCCTTAGAACACCCGTTAAAGATTGGTTTTTTAGGTCCAGAAGGCAGTTTTTCTCATTCCGCTTTACGTTCTAAATTTGGAACTTCAATAGAGGCAGTTCCTCAAACTTCGATTCCCGATGTATTCCGAATGGTGGAAGAAGAAAAATTAGATTACGGTGTTGTTCCTGTTGAAAATTCAACAGAAGGACAAGTGAGTTCCACATTGGATATGTTTCTTGAAACAAATCTCACTGTGTATTCGGAACTTTACCAAAGGATTTCTTTTTCACTATTAGGTTTTGAAACTGATCTTGCAGCAGTAAAACGAATTTATGGGATCCGAATTGGGAATGAACAATGCCGAAATTGGATTTCAGCTAACTTACCTAATGCGGAAGTTGTGGATACCTCTTCTACTGCCATGGCAGCAAAATTAGTGTCGGAACGAAAAGATGGACTTGCAATTGCATCCAAAATTGCTGGAGAAATTTACAATCTGAATGTGATTGCGGAAGGGATAGAAGATTATTCGGGAAATACCACTAGGTTTTTAGTGATTGGAAAAACCGAGTCACCAAAGACGAAAGAAGATAAAACCTCAATTGTTTTTTCCATTCCTAACCAAACAGGTTCTTTGTTTCAGATACTCAAAACCTTCCATGATGCTTCGGTGAATTTAACAAAAATTGAATCTAGGCCACTCAAACGGAATTTATGGGAGTATCACTTTTTCATCGATTTTATTGGTCACAAAGCTGATCCAAAAATTACATCGTTACTTGAAACTGTAAAATCTCAATGTACAATCTTTAAACTGCTTGGATCCTATCCTACTGCAGGATCTTTTCCGACATGA
- a CDS encoding prephenate dehydrogenase, which yields MKLDRILIYGMGLMGGSLSLAIREKYPNAEISGVVRSKKSKTTILSNKLANHVFTLDENPKIEWNHFDLVVFSTPVESVLKLIPSLPKSGKTIYIDLGSTKQSIVGVVNSHFGDNEHNYISTHPMCGSEQTGPEAALPALYVDKLCILTKPKMANQTSFDFVKQFWESIGSWTIEMDAKVHDETLAYVSHLPHVISTILVNVAGKNQTTMDQVNSILKPITGGGFRDMSRIAGSNAEMWVSIFKENKSFLIDSIDQFISQLTEFRNLFFDEIGLDESKMISIWETALEKKETIQKIK from the coding sequence ATGAAACTTGATCGTATCCTCATTTATGGAATGGGGCTTATGGGTGGATCCTTATCTCTAGCCATTCGAGAAAAATATCCGAATGCAGAGATTAGTGGGGTTGTTCGTTCTAAAAAAAGTAAAACAACAATCCTTTCGAATAAATTGGCAAATCATGTATTTACTTTAGATGAAAATCCAAAGATTGAATGGAATCATTTTGATTTAGTTGTATTTAGTACACCTGTCGAATCTGTTTTAAAACTCATACCAAGTTTACCAAAATCTGGAAAAACAATTTATATCGATCTTGGATCCACCAAGCAGTCTATTGTTGGTGTTGTAAATAGTCATTTTGGTGATAACGAACACAATTATATTTCAACTCATCCGATGTGTGGTTCTGAACAAACTGGGCCAGAAGCAGCGTTACCAGCTTTGTATGTTGATAAACTATGTATTTTAACAAAACCTAAAATGGCGAATCAAACAAGCTTTGATTTTGTGAAACAATTTTGGGAATCGATAGGTTCGTGGACCATTGAAATGGATGCAAAAGTACATGATGAAACATTGGCATATGTTTCCCATTTGCCACATGTGATTTCGACAATTCTTGTGAATGTTGCTGGTAAAAATCAAACAACGATGGACCAAGTCAATTCAATCCTAAAACCAATTACTGGCGGAGGATTTCGAGACATGTCAAGGATTGCGGGATCTAATGCAGAAATGTGGGTTTCTATTTTTAAAGAAAACAAATCCTTTCTCATTGATTCGATTGATCAATTCATTTCCCAACTTACGGAATTCAGAAATTTATTTTTTGATGAAATTGGACTAGATGAATCTAAAATGATTTCCATTTGGGAAACAGCACTCGAGAAAAAAGAAACAATTCAAAAAATCAAATGA